Proteins encoded in a region of the Paenibacillus sp. E222 genome:
- a CDS encoding response regulator, translating to MAFKVLLIDDEPWALEGLELVIPWESLGFEVGALCGNGAEGLKRMEELKPDLVVVDIHMPIMNGLEMIEEWRRRGNWSTKFIILTGYSDFEFARKALKFKVSGYLLKPLDEEQAESEIRMMGKELMKEQEQLYIGQIALREQEILTMKEALLGKVLSAEGTQLMDSLSRSAESWNVCLVQVSEKDFGQWSSLASEVMNGRHVIYIIRMRNDLVSIVFGDVSPGPQRTSDNLRKQLEALARRLAGFRTYMAIGSTESSLHHISNSRITAEKALLHAFYEVEGNSILDYTDLQNHDFQRHYQQVELIERVLGALQLIDYNNYQSAVEFIEQSFRQMRVHPDEARKFVIYLLHEIRAYMRAQMAEDSENYRLFEIPDLDEALLTFDDLIGMLHSCGRVCFELLLKESVFEAQGIVQDINDYIHAHFREALTIKMLSERFFLHPAYLGQLLIRKNGIGFNELLHNLRVEEACRLLQMNQYKNSEVSEKVGYANYHHFLKQFEKRMGMSPTEYKKNV from the coding sequence ATGGCATTTAAAGTGCTGCTGATTGATGATGAACCATGGGCGCTAGAGGGCTTGGAGCTGGTGATTCCATGGGAAAGTCTTGGCTTTGAGGTAGGCGCTTTGTGCGGCAATGGTGCGGAAGGATTAAAACGAATGGAAGAGCTAAAGCCCGATCTTGTTGTGGTGGATATTCATATGCCAATCATGAATGGACTTGAAATGATTGAAGAATGGCGGCGTAGAGGTAACTGGTCGACCAAGTTCATTATTCTTACGGGGTACAGCGATTTTGAGTTTGCGCGAAAAGCGCTTAAATTCAAAGTTTCCGGTTATCTCTTAAAGCCATTGGACGAGGAACAGGCGGAGTCCGAAATTCGTATGATGGGCAAGGAACTGATGAAGGAGCAAGAGCAGCTTTATATTGGGCAGATCGCATTGAGAGAGCAGGAGATTTTGACAATGAAGGAGGCTTTATTAGGCAAAGTGCTGTCAGCAGAAGGGACTCAATTAATGGACTCACTGTCCCGGTCAGCTGAATCCTGGAATGTCTGCCTGGTTCAGGTGTCGGAGAAAGACTTTGGCCAGTGGAGCAGTCTTGCTTCAGAGGTTATGAACGGACGGCATGTTATTTATATCATTCGTATGCGAAATGATCTCGTATCTATTGTGTTCGGCGATGTTTCCCCCGGGCCGCAGAGAACGAGCGACAATTTAAGAAAACAATTAGAAGCACTGGCTCGCCGTCTGGCGGGCTTTCGTACATATATGGCGATTGGCTCAACCGAATCCTCTCTTCATCACATCAGCAACTCCCGTATAACAGCAGAGAAGGCGCTGCTGCACGCCTTTTATGAAGTGGAAGGGAACAGCATATTGGATTATACCGATCTCCAGAACCATGATTTTCAAAGGCATTACCAACAGGTTGAACTGATTGAGCGAGTGCTGGGAGCACTTCAGCTCATTGATTACAATAACTACCAGTCCGCTGTGGAGTTTATAGAGCAATCTTTTCGACAGATGCGGGTCCATCCGGATGAGGCTCGGAAATTTGTAATTTACCTTCTTCATGAAATTCGGGCTTACATGAGGGCGCAAATGGCTGAAGATTCAGAGAATTACCGTTTGTTCGAAATCCCGGATCTGGATGAAGCACTGTTAACCTTTGATGATTTGATCGGCATGCTGCATTCGTGCGGTAGAGTCTGCTTTGAGTTATTGCTTAAAGAGAGCGTATTCGAAGCGCAGGGTATTGTGCAGGATATCAACGACTACATACATGCGCATTTCCGGGAGGCATTGACGATTAAGATGCTGTCTGAACGTTTCTTCCTGCATCCGGCTTACTTAGGGCAACTGTTGATACGCAAAAATGGAATCGGCTTCAATGAACTGCTTCATAACCTGAGGGTTGAGGAGGCATGTCGGTTGCTACAGATGAATCAGTACAAAAATAGCGAGGTCTCGGAAAAGGTTGGATACGCCAATTACCATCATTTTTTAAAACAGTTTGAGAAACGCATGGGAATGTCTCCTACCGAATATAAGAAAAACGTCTAG
- a CDS encoding DUF5107 domain-containing protein produces the protein MKHEAVDHKLEVGPTGSNQVQVWETSVLIPTYEAGEADPNPMFLEKRVYQGSSGRVYPHPVIESISDVKHNKNYKLVILENPYIRIEIMPEIGGRIYRALDKTNNYDFVYYNRVIKPALVGLAGPWISGGIEFNWPQHHRPNTFGPVEYKYEENDDGSATVWVSEIDRMYGTKVTAAFKLYPDKAYLEIHAQLYNRTPEPQTFLWWANPAVAVNEYTQSVFPPDVTAVFDHGKRDVSRFPIATGTYYKQDYSEGVDISRYKNIPVPTSYMAYKSDYNFVGAYDHGVEAGLLHVANHHISPGKKQWTWGNGEFGQAWDRQLTDEDGPYIELMTGVYTDNQPDFTWLHPYEEKTFTQYFMPYKNIGVVKNASIEAAINLEVDAEAGEAVIKVYATSELEHALVELSGAATRYLQETLELSPVKVYQKVIPLESGEQEHDLKLSVRNREGRLLISYQPKRKDIERVPDAARPLVAPEELHSTEELYLAGQHLEQYRHATFEPEAYYLEGLKRDNGDIRLNVAYGTLLLRRGLYIDSEPYFRKAMERLTWRNPNPYDSEAYYQLGVALRGQGRLDEAFAAFHKSVWSAAWQDAGYFSLAQISTLKGQYVEAMEQVERSLIRNSRNYKARNLKAALLRKLGLFDKAKGYALETLELDVADFGAYNELALAYSALGDKDAAQGILSELQQLMRNDAHNYLNVIADYMNSGLYEEAIEVGERIVNPENSVYPMLYYALAALYERTGQHEHAQEARRKGQWADPIYCFPNTLFEHELLVSAVHANPEDDKAHYYLGNFYYDKKRPIEAIASWERSRELRNDYPTVHRNLGLAYYNKQNNPQAALTSLEMAFACAPHDGRIFYELDQLRKKLAWSIDERLNMLEERRDLVEKRDDLYVEYVTLLNNLKRYQEAIAALSLRNFHPWEGGEGKVTGQYKLAHTELGKQALQNGHYEAAAQHLQQALVYPLNLGEGKLEGTQENNIYYYLGMAYEGLQRESEAIASYTIASQGLAEPTSALFYNDQPPEMIFYQGLAWLKLRNEKEAKRRFNKLIDYAEKHIFDDIQMDYFAVSLPDFLVFEDDLNQRNVIHCRYMRGLGLLGLGRDEEAGTELELVLKMEPAHQGAMVHRGYPRQWREGFQP, from the coding sequence ATGAAGCATGAGGCTGTGGATCATAAGCTGGAGGTGGGTCCAACCGGGTCCAATCAGGTACAAGTGTGGGAAACCAGCGTGTTGATACCAACGTATGAGGCGGGTGAAGCTGACCCGAATCCTATGTTTCTGGAGAAAAGAGTTTATCAGGGAAGCTCCGGTCGTGTATATCCGCATCCAGTGATCGAGAGTATCTCGGATGTGAAGCATAATAAAAATTACAAATTGGTTATTCTGGAGAATCCATATATCCGTATTGAGATCATGCCGGAAATCGGCGGCAGAATCTACCGCGCGCTTGACAAGACGAACAATTATGATTTTGTCTATTATAACCGTGTTATTAAGCCTGCGCTGGTGGGCCTTGCTGGTCCTTGGATCTCCGGAGGAATTGAATTTAACTGGCCTCAGCACCACCGCCCTAATACATTTGGTCCGGTTGAATACAAATACGAGGAAAATGACGATGGCAGTGCTACAGTATGGGTAAGTGAGATTGACCGGATGTACGGCACAAAAGTAACGGCAGCCTTCAAGCTCTATCCAGACAAAGCCTACTTGGAGATCCATGCTCAATTATACAACCGGACACCTGAGCCGCAGACCTTCCTGTGGTGGGCGAATCCGGCTGTAGCGGTTAATGAATATACGCAATCCGTGTTTCCTCCAGACGTAACGGCTGTATTTGATCATGGCAAAAGGGATGTCTCGCGTTTCCCAATCGCGACCGGGACCTATTACAAACAGGATTATTCGGAAGGCGTAGATATTTCACGGTATAAAAACATCCCGGTTCCGACTTCGTACATGGCTTATAAATCCGATTATAATTTTGTCGGCGCATACGATCACGGCGTAGAGGCCGGATTGCTGCATGTGGCGAATCATCATATTTCTCCTGGCAAGAAACAATGGACCTGGGGAAATGGGGAGTTCGGTCAGGCGTGGGACCGTCAATTGACCGATGAAGACGGCCCGTACATTGAACTCATGACTGGAGTGTACACAGACAATCAGCCCGACTTTACATGGCTGCATCCCTACGAGGAGAAGACCTTCACCCAGTATTTCATGCCCTACAAAAACATCGGTGTCGTAAAAAATGCCTCCATCGAAGCAGCCATCAATCTGGAAGTGGATGCTGAAGCCGGAGAGGCAGTAATCAAGGTATATGCCACATCTGAACTTGAACATGCCCTTGTGGAGTTAAGCGGAGCAGCAACCCGATATCTACAGGAAACGCTTGAATTGTCCCCGGTAAAGGTTTACCAGAAGGTTATACCGCTGGAGAGCGGGGAGCAGGAGCATGATTTGAAGCTTTCTGTCCGAAATAGGGAAGGCAGGCTGCTGATTTCCTATCAACCGAAACGTAAGGATATTGAGCGCGTCCCTGATGCTGCCAGACCACTGGTGGCACCGGAAGAACTGCATTCAACCGAAGAACTGTACTTGGCTGGTCAGCATCTGGAGCAATATCGTCATGCTACGTTTGAGCCTGAAGCCTACTATCTGGAAGGCTTGAAGCGGGACAACGGAGATATCCGGTTGAATGTAGCTTATGGAACGTTACTGCTTCGCCGTGGATTATATATAGACAGCGAGCCGTATTTCCGTAAAGCGATGGAGCGGTTGACCTGGCGTAATCCGAATCCTTATGACAGCGAGGCATACTACCAGCTGGGGGTAGCACTGCGTGGCCAAGGCCGTTTGGATGAAGCGTTTGCTGCTTTTCACAAATCGGTATGGTCGGCAGCATGGCAGGATGCAGGGTACTTCTCACTTGCTCAGATTTCCACCTTGAAAGGCCAGTACGTCGAGGCAATGGAACAGGTTGAGCGTTCACTCATCCGCAATTCCCGAAACTACAAAGCGCGTAATCTGAAAGCCGCATTGCTACGCAAGCTTGGGTTGTTTGATAAAGCAAAGGGCTATGCACTTGAAACCCTGGAATTGGATGTTGCGGATTTTGGAGCTTATAATGAATTGGCATTGGCTTATTCAGCCTTGGGAGATAAGGATGCTGCACAGGGTATTTTGTCTGAATTACAGCAATTGATGAGAAATGATGCTCACAACTACCTGAATGTCATCGCAGACTATATGAACAGCGGTCTCTACGAAGAAGCCATTGAAGTAGGGGAAAGAATAGTGAATCCGGAGAATTCCGTCTATCCGATGCTGTATTATGCACTCGCTGCATTATATGAACGTACCGGACAACATGAGCATGCTCAAGAAGCTCGCCGTAAGGGACAATGGGCTGATCCAATCTATTGTTTCCCGAACACGTTGTTTGAACATGAGCTGCTGGTAAGTGCAGTTCATGCTAATCCGGAGGACGATAAGGCTCATTACTATCTGGGAAATTTCTATTATGACAAGAAACGGCCTATCGAGGCGATTGCCAGCTGGGAGCGGTCCCGCGAACTCCGCAATGATTATCCGACGGTACACCGCAACTTGGGGTTGGCCTATTACAACAAGCAGAACAACCCGCAAGCGGCCCTAACTTCGCTTGAGATGGCCTTTGCTTGTGCACCGCATGATGGTCGTATCTTCTATGAACTGGATCAGCTGCGTAAGAAGCTCGCATGGTCAATAGACGAACGCCTAAATATGCTTGAAGAGCGGCGAGATCTGGTTGAGAAGCGGGATGATCTGTATGTGGAATACGTAACCTTGCTAAACAATCTTAAACGTTATCAAGAGGCAATCGCTGCCTTGTCTCTGCGCAATTTCCATCCGTGGGAAGGTGGAGAGGGGAAAGTGACCGGGCAATATAAGTTGGCTCATACCGAGCTTGGTAAACAAGCGCTGCAAAACGGTCATTATGAAGCAGCAGCTCAGCATTTACAACAAGCATTAGTCTATCCGTTGAATCTGGGAGAAGGTAAGTTGGAAGGAACTCAGGAGAATAATATTTATTATTATCTCGGCATGGCCTACGAAGGTCTGCAGCGGGAATCAGAAGCCATCGCTAGTTACACCATAGCTTCACAGGGTTTGGCAGAGCCGACAAGTGCGTTGTTCTACAACGATCAGCCGCCAGAAATGATCTTTTACCAAGGGTTGGCCTGGTTGAAGCTCCGTAACGAGAAGGAAGCCAAGCGTCGCTTCAATAAACTAATTGATTATGCTGAAAAGCATATTTTTGACGATATCCAAATGGATTATTTTGCTGTATCCTTGCCGGATTTCCTGGTATTTGAGGATGATTTGAACCAGCGCAATGTAATCCATTGTCGATACATGAGAGGCTTGGGACTTCTGGGGCTTGGCCGTGACGAAGAAGCCGGAACCGAACTTGAGTTGGTTCTGAAAATGGAGCCAGCTCATCAAGGGGCAATGGTTCATAGAGGGTATCCCCGGCAATGGCGTGAAGGATTTCAACCTTGA
- a CDS encoding helix-turn-helix domain-containing protein, which yields MMNVLLVDDEPWVLEGLRTMVNWNKYGFQICGEAENGNAAWAIIEDLQPDLVFTDIHMPSVSGLELIGRSMQKLAKPPRFVILSGYDSFDYAKTALEQRVEDYLLKPIDEVEIENVLEQMSLKIQNELVSEKLHQHERTLYVNCLFNRLFQGEDSSELQAEVESLLQMEGHENMACLLIETDSCNEEIQSHVQRFASDHHYEFFMDAEGRMGVFAAEIEDSLSWLERLGGNLFEMYSDHASIIMAFGYHSGGVGAMRTVYEKALSTLKWKRYQKGSGIFHDQDLPRNGSIATVNQKALTNLFRTILTGEEDGLERGVQELLANPDRGLPVSDIEYVRVQLLALEMGVLKQLKELDGDVDRFVLQLQPMLGGLTDIDSYPAFREYALILSLNALRALQEQRKEKECSTIFRVVQYVNQEFREKLQLQELAQKFHMNANYLGQAFKQQTGKSFREYLNDKRIEEAKRLLRQSCSSIAEVAVHSGYPNADYFVSQFKRMTGMAPSAYRKQL from the coding sequence ATGATGAATGTTTTGTTGGTGGATGATGAGCCATGGGTACTGGAAGGTCTACGAACAATGGTAAATTGGAACAAATACGGTTTTCAAATTTGTGGAGAGGCCGAGAACGGAAATGCTGCTTGGGCCATTATTGAGGATCTTCAGCCAGACCTGGTATTTACAGATATTCATATGCCTTCCGTTAGTGGACTTGAGCTGATTGGCCGTTCGATGCAAAAACTAGCCAAACCGCCGCGATTTGTCATATTAAGCGGATACGATAGCTTCGATTATGCGAAAACAGCGCTGGAACAGCGTGTGGAGGATTATTTACTCAAACCCATTGATGAGGTTGAGATTGAAAACGTATTAGAACAGATGAGTCTTAAAATTCAGAACGAGCTTGTCTCAGAGAAATTGCATCAACACGAGCGTACTTTATATGTAAATTGTTTGTTCAACCGCCTGTTTCAAGGGGAGGACAGCAGCGAACTGCAAGCCGAAGTGGAAAGTTTATTGCAAATGGAGGGTCATGAGAACATGGCCTGTCTTTTAATTGAGACGGATTCATGCAATGAGGAAATACAGTCACACGTACAGCGTTTTGCAAGCGATCATCACTATGAATTTTTTATGGATGCTGAAGGAAGAATGGGTGTGTTTGCTGCTGAAATTGAAGATTCTTTGAGCTGGCTTGAGAGGTTAGGGGGAAACCTGTTTGAGATGTACTCCGATCATGCATCGATCATTATGGCATTTGGATATCATTCAGGTGGAGTAGGCGCTATGCGGACGGTATATGAAAAAGCATTATCTACGCTAAAATGGAAGCGTTATCAGAAAGGGAGCGGTATTTTTCACGATCAAGATTTGCCACGAAATGGTAGCATCGCAACCGTAAACCAAAAAGCTTTGACTAATCTGTTTAGAACTATTTTAACAGGTGAAGAGGATGGGCTGGAGAGAGGCGTGCAAGAGCTGCTTGCGAATCCAGACCGGGGGTTACCTGTGTCGGATATAGAATATGTTCGTGTACAATTGCTCGCCCTTGAAATGGGAGTTCTCAAGCAGCTGAAGGAGCTGGATGGAGATGTTGACAGGTTTGTGTTGCAGTTGCAACCTATGTTAGGAGGCTTAACTGATATTGACTCTTATCCTGCATTTCGGGAATATGCGCTTATATTAAGTCTCAACGCTTTGAGAGCTCTTCAGGAGCAGCGGAAAGAAAAAGAATGCAGCACGATTTTTCGTGTGGTGCAATATGTTAACCAGGAGTTTCGGGAGAAGCTGCAGCTCCAGGAACTTGCACAGAAATTTCATATGAATGCCAACTATTTGGGGCAAGCCTTCAAACAGCAGACGGGTAAGTCTTTTCGGGAATATCTGAATGATAAACGGATCGAGGAAGCCAAGAGGCTGCTTCGTCAGAGCTGTTCCAGCATAGCCGAAGTTGCGGTCCATTCAGGGTACCCCAATGCCGATTATTTTGTAAGTCAGTTCAAACGAATGACGGGGATGGCTCCTTCTGCATACCGGAAACAACTGTAG
- a CDS encoding VOC family protein, protein MKVKRIVTNIHTENVAAAKSFYQDVLELDSLMNQGWIETYGLLGEDNVQISIATQGGSNTPTPDLSIEVDDVDVVYERMKSAGYTIEYELTDEPWGVRRFYVRDPFGKLINILAHRHGCSN, encoded by the coding sequence ATGAAGGTAAAACGAATTGTTACCAATATTCATACGGAGAACGTTGCAGCAGCAAAAAGCTTTTATCAGGACGTGCTTGAACTTGATTCATTGATGAATCAGGGTTGGATTGAAACCTACGGATTACTTGGGGAGGATAACGTTCAAATAAGTATTGCCACACAAGGTGGCTCCAATACACCTACACCTGATCTTTCGATTGAAGTCGATGATGTTGATGTAGTGTACGAACGCATGAAAAGCGCTGGTTATACAATAGAATATGAACTTACGGATGAGCCTTGGGGAGTTCGTCGATTCTATGTCCGTGATCCATTTGGTAAGTTAATCAACATTCTTGCCCATAGACATGGCTGTTCAAATTAA
- a CDS encoding cellulase-like family protein yields the protein MDVALSKLPSKLTITMWDFSWYTMTLPGEPYSDLETRFKEAVERGYNTIRICAMPFLLFTAEGKRSGPLHFGSLGEIGQRTRWYSCRGGAELDGHAHLLELFRQAKAHGCYIMLSSWEYQQSPSFLAFPGLRDELAAIAPEERFMAIARSMDQLIRYIKAEGYDKQIVYAELHNEVEFGQLTEIGTAQGIAPSNVPALVEAMQPYIEEAVGYLRSVHPDILMTASYTLNEAYPKSYVAGNLQVAHFHLYIKGVLSELTEAAGLEGDQAPFPGAFVQSLLREDAPPFEEYSLPRGQEWRMEGNPVGLRLLYLHDWVEPDQWDLFLYDNYSKHKLAMLQKADMRLEEAHEWAAHSGLPVVIGEGYVGYTPLLAGFEEGPVGKFIAEYALRKGMALGFWGMTLCSNCAPHHPFWDDIAWQQKWNRYILDSK from the coding sequence ATGGATGTAGCGCTTAGCAAGTTACCAAGCAAACTAACCATCACAATGTGGGATTTCTCCTGGTACACCATGACCTTACCGGGAGAACCATACAGCGACCTAGAGACGAGATTTAAGGAAGCGGTAGAGAGGGGCTACAATACGATCCGAATCTGTGCGATGCCCTTCTTATTGTTTACGGCGGAAGGCAAACGGTCGGGCCCGTTACACTTCGGTAGTCTTGGTGAGATCGGACAGCGGACACGCTGGTACAGCTGTCGGGGCGGCGCCGAGCTGGATGGGCATGCGCATTTGCTGGAGTTGTTCAGACAGGCCAAGGCCCATGGCTGTTATATCATGCTGTCTTCGTGGGAATATCAGCAGAGCCCCAGCTTTCTGGCTTTTCCCGGGTTGCGCGATGAGCTGGCTGCCATAGCTCCGGAGGAGCGATTTATGGCTATTGCGAGATCCATGGATCAGCTTATCCGGTATATAAAAGCAGAAGGATACGATAAGCAGATCGTCTACGCGGAGCTGCATAATGAGGTGGAGTTCGGGCAATTGACCGAGATTGGAACCGCTCAAGGTATTGCCCCGTCCAATGTACCGGCACTAGTGGAAGCCATGCAGCCTTATATTGAAGAGGCCGTAGGTTATCTTAGAAGTGTGCACCCGGATATCCTGATGACAGCAAGCTATACACTAAATGAAGCCTATCCCAAATCCTATGTAGCGGGAAATTTACAGGTTGCACATTTTCATCTCTATATCAAAGGGGTATTGAGTGAATTAACCGAAGCGGCAGGACTTGAGGGTGACCAGGCACCTTTTCCCGGCGCATTCGTCCAATCGCTCCTGCGGGAGGATGCGCCTCCATTTGAAGAGTACTCGCTACCCCGTGGCCAAGAATGGAGGATGGAAGGAAATCCGGTAGGGCTTAGACTGCTTTATCTGCATGACTGGGTGGAGCCAGACCAATGGGATCTTTTTTTATATGACAATTACAGTAAACATAAGCTGGCAATGCTGCAAAAGGCAGATATGCGCTTGGAGGAAGCTCATGAATGGGCGGCTCATTCCGGGTTGCCAGTCGTTATAGGGGAAGGATACGTTGGTTATACGCCGCTGTTAGCGGGATTCGAGGAGGGGCCTGTGGGGAAATTTATTGCAGAGTACGCGCTGCGAAAAGGAATGGCTCTGGGCTTCTGGGGAATGACTCTATGCTCTAACTGTGCACCGCATCATCCATTCTGGGATGATATCGCCTGGCAACAGAAATGGAACCGCTATATTCTTGATTCGAAATAG
- a CDS encoding sensor histidine kinase: protein MLKKIRFRGIVNDIPLNYKFMLIYVFGILLPIIASNYLFMDRMSGLIKEREEQNLQISLGRARKDIHTMIDGGVAVSHALITDKLLSESMDRVYNGQLDFYNTFDEQLRHRMTSYIPVNNQIQRIGIYTDNPTIVSGGDYYYLGSSMKTSAWYRQWEKAGETLSVLAYRDQAVNDRAATSSYFSVIEKMDYYNADNSYKKLVRIDFYLNRFYDVIAREKSSLDLYLVNAENQIIVSTDDKYQGEVGSDYALFDTSKAADQDLHIVPIGNASYVKGWKLIGVPQETRVKQAMLSMKLYYGMLAGIITLVTSIFIYVMLRSYNYRVKRLSRHMQKVGNEKFDLINIDGGQDEIGHLIRNFNMMTAQIHSLINNVYKLEIQQRSQEAERIRAELNLLQSQMNPHFLFNTLNALLVVSTKNNYADVKDIIKDLSKLLRRLLNWKDDVVTLEEEMSFTVMYLGIEKFRFRDKFEFYIDISDEASQYRIPKMSIQQLAENACKHGIQAIEGLGYVKIKAEVVSERLRVVVSDNGKGMNKERLQEVLYHMRSKEESGESNIGIRNVYRRLELYYDDKVNFNLVSRIGEGTEVSFEIPLQLLEHQGKEGGRDNGI, encoded by the coding sequence ATGCTTAAAAAAATCCGATTTCGCGGCATCGTGAACGATATTCCTTTGAACTACAAGTTTATGCTGATCTATGTTTTTGGTATTTTGCTTCCAATCATAGCAAGCAATTATTTGTTCATGGATCGGATGTCGGGGCTAATCAAGGAGCGGGAAGAACAGAATTTGCAAATCTCACTGGGGCGGGCCAGAAAGGATATTCACACCATGATTGACGGGGGGGTAGCTGTCAGTCACGCCTTAATCACGGACAAGCTGTTGTCTGAATCTATGGATCGTGTATACAATGGCCAGCTGGATTTCTACAATACATTCGACGAGCAGCTGCGCCATCGGATGACTTCCTATATTCCCGTGAACAATCAGATTCAGCGAATCGGCATCTACACGGATAACCCAACCATTGTGTCAGGAGGGGACTATTATTATCTGGGCAGCTCAATGAAAACCAGTGCCTGGTACAGACAATGGGAAAAGGCAGGGGAAACACTAAGTGTGCTCGCTTATCGCGATCAGGCGGTGAATGATCGCGCGGCGACCTCGTCTTATTTTAGCGTGATTGAAAAAATGGACTATTACAACGCAGACAACTCTTACAAGAAGTTGGTACGCATTGATTTTTACCTGAATCGGTTCTATGACGTTATTGCAAGAGAGAAAAGTTCGCTGGACCTGTATCTGGTCAACGCCGAGAATCAAATTATCGTGTCCACAGATGACAAGTATCAGGGCGAGGTAGGTAGTGATTATGCGTTATTCGATACGAGCAAGGCGGCAGACCAGGACCTACATATCGTCCCGATTGGCAATGCCAGCTATGTGAAAGGTTGGAAGCTCATTGGCGTGCCTCAGGAAACACGTGTCAAACAAGCAATGCTTTCCATGAAACTATATTACGGCATGCTGGCCGGTATCATTACTTTGGTTACCTCCATCTTCATCTATGTCATGCTGCGTTCATACAATTATCGAGTGAAGCGTCTGTCCAGACATATGCAAAAGGTGGGTAACGAGAAATTTGATCTGATCAACATTGATGGTGGACAGGATGAAATAGGTCATCTGATTCGTAATTTCAATATGATGACCGCACAGATCCATTCCTTGATCAATAATGTGTACAAGCTTGAAATTCAGCAGCGGAGCCAGGAAGCTGAGCGCATTCGCGCTGAGCTGAATTTGCTGCAAAGCCAAATGAATCCCCATTTTTTATTCAATACGCTCAATGCGCTGCTGGTGGTCAGCACCAAAAACAATTATGCGGATGTTAAGGATATTATCAAGGACCTATCCAAGCTGCTTCGCCGTCTGTTGAATTGGAAGGACGATGTGGTCACCCTGGAAGAAGAGATGAGTTTTACGGTCATGTATCTGGGAATTGAAAAATTCCGTTTTCGAGACAAGTTTGAATTTTACATTGATATTAGCGATGAGGCGAGTCAGTATAGAATTCCCAAAATGAGTATCCAGCAATTGGCCGAGAATGCATGTAAACACGGAATTCAGGCTATTGAGGGGCTCGGCTATGTGAAAATTAAAGCGGAAGTTGTGAGCGAGCGCCTGCGCGTCGTTGTATCTGATAATGGTAAGGGCATGAACAAGGAACGGTTACAAGAGGTTCTGTATCATATGCGAAGCAAGGAGGAGAGCGGGGAGAGTAATATTGGCATACGTAACGTATATCGCCGTCTTGAATTGTATTATGACGATAAAGTGAATTTTAACCTGGTGAGCAGAATAGGTGAGGGGACAGAGGTCTCATTCGAAATACCGTTGCAACTGCTAGAGCATCAGGGTAAAGAGGGAGGTAGAGACAATGGCATTTAA